CACGTCAAACAGCCCAAATGCCTCCGCCGGCACCTCAAACTGCCCCTTCTCATTGACAAGTTTCATCTTCCCGCTCACCTCCCACGGCCGCCACGCAAACGCCTCGCCATTCACAAGCAAAGCCCCGTCCCCTCCCGCTATCGTGATGCCGCTGTTGAGCCCGAACCCGTCGTGCATGCACACGTCCACCGATGTCGACGGTACCGGCACGCTGCCGAGCACGTCGAGCTCGCTGAAGCTGGTTCGGTGCGAATTATCGGGGATCGCGTCTCGGTCTCGGTTTTTTGATAGGCTGGGGATCGTATGGAAGGATTTGCAGGAGAGATTGAATATGTGATTGCGCAGGATTGGGGCGTTTATTGCTGTTTGCGATACGGCGCTCGTTGAAGCTGCGAGTCGTGGAGGTAATATTGAGGTGCTTCGTACGCTTGCGCGGGCGGCTCGGAGGCCATTCGGGAGTCGTAATGACCCGCGCATCGTCAATCTATTATATAGAAGCTCTTCTTTCAAGGCGCGGTAGACAATTGCGGTTTGGCGAGGTTGATATGTAAAGATGTGGTGTAGAGcttggatttttttttcctgtcGCGGGGCAGCTGGGTGTGATAATTTACATGTGCGAACGTCATGGTGACTTACAGCCTCTACAACAGAATATTAGTCCAACAGCCAAGGTACGCCATCAATATGGCTGACAATTTACTAGTGCAAGGGGCTCAGAAATTACCCATCGACGTTATTGGATTGGTATTTCGAAGCCAAATTCTTCAATTTGGCTCTACAATTCTGACGAGTGTCAAAACACCCACTTGGTGCTCTCCCACACATACATCACTCctgcaaaaaaaagggccatTTCGTACCAACTTGATGTTCGTTTCCATTAGATCACCAAGAGGAAGCAGTCCTAAAGACAGCAGCAGACCGGCCATGGGTCGGCTCGGCCAATATGTATCATGCAGTCCGTTTTGCCCTAATGAACACCAAAGCAATGAACCAAACCCCCAAGAGTTCCTTGCCATCCCGCACAGAAAGCCAATTCCATCAGTCGAAATTTTTCCTCAtagtagttttttataaaaactttcgtttatttcttcttctggctcgcctcctgctccttcATCACCTtcttgacaatcttctgCTCCTCGATCAGGAAGGCACGGACGATTCTGTCACGGACGCAGCCGCCGCACCGGGAACCACCGTAGGCGCGCTGGACGGTCTTCTGGGGCTTGGAGATCTGGGCGTACTCGCGGGGGCGGAGAGCGGGAACCTATGTGTCAATGCTGGTCAGCTGCTGATTCCTTGTGGTTGATCATGGTCGTCCGAATCTTGAGGTAGGAGGGTGAAGGCGAGTGAAGAGGTCATCGAACGGAGAGGACAAGGGTGGGCGTTTCGTTGTTTTCGCAGGTTGTTCAGACGGTAGGCTTCCTCCAGGTCGGCAATCCCTTCATCTCAAAGAACATCCCCAAGTCCCATAGtactcttcgtcttcgtcccTCGTCCCTCTCCAGTCGCCGGTCCTCCATCGTGCAAAATTTCGTTCAAGGGCCACAACTTACACCAGGGAGCTTGGAGCCGCAGTCACCGCACTTGGGGGCAGTGCCGCGCTTCTTGATGTGCAGAACTCGGAGGTCGCCGCCGGGAGTCTTGATGACTCGGGTCCGGTTGGAGCGAGTGTTGTAGCTGCAGAGATTTCGCCCGTCAGTATTTCTCGTCGCAAAAGCAGGGCCACGCGGGAACGACACATGGATGAGAACtcgattcgattcgatttCGTATTTGCCATGGccgacgacaagaagaaaactcaCC
This genomic interval from Trichoderma breve strain T069 chromosome 7 map unlocalized scaffold00008, whole genome shotgun sequence contains the following:
- a CDS encoding ribosomal protein l34e domain-containing protein — its product is MASHRVTYRRRNGYNTRSNRTRVIKTPGGDLRVLHIKKRGTAPKCGDCGSKLPGVPALRPREYAQISKPQKTVQRAYGGSRCGGCVRDRIVRAFLIEEQKIVKKVMKEQEASQKKK